In one window of Lacticaseibacillus casei DSM 20011 = JCM 1134 = ATCC 393 DNA:
- the dltD gene encoding D-alanyl-lipoteichoic acid biosynthesis protein DltD — protein MKKPIGKILWRGLGPLLIAVILVAALMLVPFKFGRSSQATIRQAASSMSANVLKGENIKNEAMAENYVPFIGSSELSRMDALHPSVLAQKYHRSYRPFLMGMAGTQSLTHFLSVNALTHVNGKKAVMVLSPQWFVPGGVRKAQFDFFFSPAQLTTFLLHANPNSEADRYAARRLLQFPSTNSDRMSNGALKNIAAGQKLSDAQYWYLKQVKSPMADHQDALFSQLFLNNNQPKLDKAAKQLPAKYDADDLDGVATQIGMKETTNNPFGLKNDFYSKRVKKNLPKLEGSQAHWSYVKSPEYSDLQLVLNTFAKKHMEVLFVIPPINAKWAAYTGLDLGMIQNTVTKLKYQLKTQGFNHVLDLSQDGGQPYFMEDTIHIGWRGWLKMDQTVRPFLKTNKAARIHYKLNDQFYTKSWQQRSANGLD, from the coding sequence ATGAAAAAACCGATCGGGAAGATCCTTTGGCGCGGACTTGGCCCGCTGCTGATCGCTGTGATCCTGGTCGCCGCCTTGATGCTCGTGCCATTTAAGTTTGGCCGCAGCAGCCAAGCGACGATCAGGCAGGCAGCCAGTTCAATGTCGGCCAACGTGCTTAAAGGCGAAAATATTAAAAATGAAGCCATGGCCGAGAACTATGTCCCGTTCATTGGGTCATCCGAATTGTCGCGGATGGATGCTTTGCACCCTTCCGTATTGGCGCAAAAGTATCATCGCAGCTATCGTCCGTTTTTGATGGGGATGGCCGGCACCCAATCGCTGACACATTTCCTGTCGGTCAACGCGTTGACGCATGTGAATGGGAAAAAGGCTGTGATGGTGCTGTCGCCGCAATGGTTTGTTCCTGGCGGTGTGCGCAAGGCACAGTTTGACTTCTTCTTTTCTCCGGCGCAACTGACGACTTTCTTGTTGCATGCTAATCCGAATTCAGAAGCGGATCGCTATGCAGCGCGCCGATTGTTACAGTTTCCATCGACGAATTCGGATCGGATGTCCAATGGCGCGCTAAAAAATATCGCTGCCGGACAGAAGCTGTCGGATGCCCAGTATTGGTATTTGAAGCAAGTTAAAAGTCCGATGGCTGATCATCAGGATGCTTTGTTCTCGCAGTTGTTTTTAAATAATAATCAGCCGAAGTTGGACAAAGCGGCTAAACAGCTGCCTGCAAAGTATGATGCTGATGACTTAGACGGCGTGGCGACACAGATAGGCATGAAGGAAACAACGAACAATCCTTTTGGACTTAAGAATGACTTTTATTCGAAAAGAGTCAAAAAGAATTTGCCTAAGCTGGAGGGGTCACAGGCACACTGGAGTTATGTGAAATCGCCAGAGTATTCAGATCTGCAACTGGTATTGAATACATTTGCGAAGAAGCATATGGAAGTTTTGTTTGTCATTCCGCCAATCAATGCCAAGTGGGCAGCCTATACCGGCCTGGATCTTGGCATGATTCAAAATACCGTGACAAAGTTGAAATACCAGCTGAAAACGCAAGGCTTCAACCACGTTTTGGATTTAAGCCAGGATGGTGGCCAACCATACTTCATGGAAGATACGATTCATATTGGTTGGCGCGGTTGGCTTAAAATGGACCAAACTGTCCGTCCGTTCCTTAAAACGAATAAGGCAGCAAGAATTCATTACAAACTTAACGACCAGTTTTATACGAAGAGTTGGCAGCAGCGGTCTGCTAATGGCTTAGACTGA
- a CDS encoding DUF2507 domain-containing protein — MAKSDYTTLLNLPGSVSFFAVTAMRDLMLPNMLGEEQHHILYWSGRDLATKLPVDETALPQLFTQVGFGTLTPLKQMRQERQYLLAGDVVATRIRTYDDPDFQLEAGFLAQSLQQVLGFAVEGGSAIQRRDQNVVLTVVMDNQDSQPTADHLIDLAPDDQ, encoded by the coding sequence ATGGCAAAATCTGATTATACCACCCTGCTGAACCTTCCCGGCTCGGTCTCATTCTTTGCGGTAACGGCAATGCGCGATCTAATGTTGCCGAACATGCTGGGTGAAGAACAGCACCATATTCTCTATTGGTCAGGGCGTGATTTGGCAACCAAATTACCAGTCGATGAAACCGCCTTACCGCAACTCTTTACCCAGGTTGGTTTCGGTACATTAACGCCGCTCAAACAAATGCGCCAGGAGCGCCAATATTTGCTGGCTGGAGACGTCGTGGCAACCCGTATTCGTACATACGATGACCCAGACTTTCAACTTGAAGCCGGGTTTTTAGCCCAATCATTGCAACAGGTCTTGGGCTTTGCCGTTGAAGGCGGCAGTGCGATTCAACGGCGTGACCAAAACGTTGTCCTAACCGTTGTCATGGACAATCAAGATTCGCAACCTACTGCCGATCATCTCATTGATCTGGCGCCCGACGATCAATAG
- the racE gene encoding glutamate racemase, with product MNKQPIGFIDSGVGGLTVVKEALHQLPAENTVYLGDQARLPYGPRPAEQVQAFTWQMVNFLLTKHIKMLVIACNTATAAALPLIKAKLSIPVIGVIKPGSRAALKATRTGHIGIIATEGTVKSGAYTQALRMKAPDIRLTSLAAPKFVSLVESNEAHSPIAKRVVADTLQPLLHTDIDTLVLGCTHYPILRPIIQNVMGSGVTLIDSGAETVNDVSMLLDYFDLANDSHETPTHDYYTTGAPSMFDELGEAWLELKAPMHAQHVNIESEPTHFVDAADMPTGKTIVVASKNPGKVKEFKAMFEPAGYTVKSLADFPSVPTVDETGTTFEENARQKADQYAKDLQLPVVADDSGLMVDALDGQPGIRSARYAGDGHNDAANNAKLLANLADVPDDARTATFHTTLVLAKPDHPEADLVVHGDLSGQITAIPRGTDGFGYDPFFLVPSLGKTLAELTAEEKNQISHRGNAMRSLEKVWQAWLEEKI from the coding sequence ATGAACAAGCAACCAATCGGATTTATTGACTCAGGTGTCGGCGGCTTGACCGTTGTGAAAGAAGCCTTGCATCAGTTACCGGCCGAAAATACGGTTTATTTAGGTGACCAAGCGCGTCTGCCATATGGACCGCGACCCGCCGAACAGGTTCAGGCATTTACTTGGCAGATGGTCAATTTCCTGCTCACCAAGCACATCAAGATGCTGGTCATTGCGTGCAATACGGCGACAGCAGCAGCTTTGCCTTTGATTAAAGCCAAGCTATCGATCCCGGTGATCGGGGTCATCAAGCCAGGCAGTCGTGCGGCTTTAAAAGCAACGCGCACCGGCCATATCGGCATTATCGCGACAGAAGGAACGGTTAAAAGTGGTGCGTATACCCAGGCTTTGCGGATGAAGGCGCCTGACATTCGCCTAACCAGTTTAGCGGCACCCAAGTTCGTGTCATTGGTCGAAAGTAACGAGGCGCATTCGCCAATCGCCAAGCGGGTGGTGGCGGATACTTTGCAGCCGCTTTTGCACACGGACATTGATACGTTGGTGCTCGGGTGCACGCATTACCCGATTTTACGGCCGATTATTCAAAACGTGATGGGTAGCGGCGTCACCTTAATTGACTCAGGCGCAGAAACCGTTAATGATGTTTCGATGCTGCTTGATTATTTTGATTTGGCCAATGACAGCCATGAAACGCCCACGCACGATTATTATACGACAGGCGCCCCTTCCATGTTTGATGAGTTAGGTGAAGCATGGCTTGAATTGAAGGCTCCCATGCACGCCCAGCATGTTAATATTGAATCAGAGCCGACCCACTTTGTTGACGCGGCAGATATGCCAACTGGTAAAACCATCGTGGTAGCCAGCAAAAATCCCGGTAAAGTAAAAGAATTTAAGGCGATGTTTGAGCCTGCTGGCTACACGGTTAAAAGCCTGGCTGATTTTCCCAGCGTCCCGACTGTCGACGAGACTGGCACGACTTTTGAAGAAAATGCGCGGCAAAAAGCCGACCAGTACGCAAAAGATCTCCAGCTACCGGTGGTTGCCGATGATTCGGGTTTAATGGTTGATGCGCTGGATGGTCAACCGGGCATTCGTTCAGCCCGTTATGCCGGCGATGGGCATAACGATGCGGCGAATAATGCCAAACTTTTGGCGAATTTAGCCGATGTTCCTGACGATGCGCGAACCGCCACGTTCCATACAACCTTGGTGCTGGCAAAACCGGATCATCCGGAAGCCGATCTGGTGGTTCATGGTGATCTTTCTGGACAAATCACGGCCATCCCGCGCGGAACTGACGGCTTTGGCTACGATCCATTTTTCTTGGTGCCGTCACTAGGTAAAACACTGGCAGAGCTGACTGCCGAAGAAAAAAATCAGATTAGTCATCGCGGTAATGCCATGCGGTCACTGGAAAAGGTTTGGCAGGCATGGTTGGAGGAAAAGATATGA
- a CDS encoding metallophosphoesterase encodes MKILAVSDTHGDRAILETILKQQPDLDGYFYAGDSELPADDSLFQTYHAVEGNMDFDPNFPMSVTTTVKGITIFMTHGHRFGVNFGLDKLMAAGEAAHAQLVIFGHTHQLGVEERAGMVILNPGSISQPRGQFANLGSTYATVSWTEDKVHVDFLKRDGSIVAPLSRDFLQA; translated from the coding sequence ATGAAAATTCTGGCAGTAAGCGATACGCACGGCGATCGTGCGATTCTCGAGACAATTTTGAAACAGCAGCCGGATCTGGATGGTTATTTCTATGCTGGCGATTCGGAGTTGCCAGCGGATGATTCGCTTTTTCAAACGTATCATGCGGTTGAAGGGAACATGGACTTTGATCCTAATTTCCCCATGAGTGTGACAACGACGGTGAAAGGCATCACGATTTTTATGACGCATGGCCATCGATTTGGCGTGAACTTTGGGTTGGATAAGCTCATGGCTGCCGGCGAAGCTGCCCACGCTCAGCTGGTTATTTTCGGGCATACCCATCAACTTGGCGTGGAAGAGCGCGCCGGTATGGTGATTTTGAATCCGGGCTCGATTAGTCAGCCCCGCGGTCAGTTCGCCAATTTAGGCAGTACTTACGCCACAGTTTCCTGGACAGAGGACAAAGTGCACGTTGACTTTTTGAAGCGGGACGGCAGCATCGTTGCGCCATTAAGCCGCGACTTTTTGCAGGCATGA
- a CDS encoding MIP/aquaporin family protein has protein sequence MTYDLGVRLAAEFIGTAIMVLLGNGSVANVDLKGTKGNGSDWLLIAVGYGAGVMIPAMMFGAISGNHINPAFTLGLAASGMFPWSEVLPYIVVQMAGAMVGQLFVVAAYKPHYDLTTNTQHILGTFSTISATKSKLNGFVNEFIGSYILFIGALGITKAPFFQDNLGTAHMGLGFLVATLVASLGGPTGPALNPARDLGPRILHALLPLKHKGSSDWGYAWVPVIAPIVAAILAVFTYKQLFM, from the coding sequence ATGACATATGATCTAGGCGTGCGTTTGGCCGCCGAATTTATTGGCACTGCCATTATGGTTTTGTTAGGAAATGGTTCCGTTGCCAACGTCGACTTGAAGGGTACCAAGGGAAATGGCTCAGACTGGCTGCTGATTGCGGTCGGCTACGGCGCCGGGGTCATGATTCCCGCCATGATGTTTGGCGCCATTTCCGGTAACCACATTAATCCCGCATTTACATTAGGTTTAGCTGCTTCTGGCATGTTCCCGTGGTCAGAAGTGTTACCGTATATTGTGGTCCAGATGGCCGGGGCCATGGTCGGACAGCTGTTTGTCGTTGCAGCTTACAAACCGCATTATGATCTCACGACCAATACCCAACACATTCTTGGGACATTTAGTACGATCAGTGCGACGAAGAGCAAACTAAACGGTTTCGTCAACGAATTTATCGGTTCGTATATTCTTTTCATCGGCGCCCTTGGTATTACCAAAGCACCGTTCTTCCAAGACAATCTTGGAACGGCACACATGGGCTTAGGCTTCCTTGTGGCGACATTAGTGGCATCACTGGGTGGCCCAACCGGACCGGCGTTAAACCCGGCCCGTGACCTCGGCCCGCGAATTCTGCACGCGCTTTTGCCATTAAAACACAAAGGCAGTTCCGACTGGGGATACGCCTGGGTGCCTGTAATCGCGCCAATCGTTGCAGCCATTCTCGCGGTCTTCACCTACAAACAGCTCTTCATGTAA
- the cbpB gene encoding cyclic-di-AMP-binding protein CbpB — MLNQAIANMLIENRHHFMISADMVATVSEDNPLSHAFLVLTKVRYAKIPVLDHDSKFKGLISLPMITETMLGLDHISFQSLDTMTVKDVMETDVATISDPYDLENVLHLLVDNPFIPVVQDGYFTGIVTRREVMKGINNIGHNIDKHFQLEPLASVVEKES; from the coding sequence ATGTTAAATCAAGCCATTGCCAATATGCTGATTGAAAATCGTCATCACTTTATGATTTCTGCAGATATGGTTGCAACGGTCTCCGAAGATAACCCATTAAGTCATGCGTTTCTTGTTCTTACCAAGGTGCGCTATGCGAAAATTCCGGTTTTGGATCACGACTCGAAGTTTAAAGGGCTCATTTCACTGCCGATGATTACCGAAACGATGCTGGGTCTGGACCATATCAGTTTTCAGTCACTAGATACCATGACCGTCAAAGATGTCATGGAGACTGATGTGGCGACAATTAGTGACCCCTATGACTTGGAGAACGTTTTACATTTGCTTGTCGACAACCCGTTCATTCCGGTCGTTCAGGATGGATACTTCACTGGTATCGTGACCCGGCGTGAGGTGATGAAAGGCATCAACAATATTGGTCACAATATCGACAAGCATTTCCAGTTGGAACCTTTAGCGTCAGTCGTTGAAAAAGAATCTTAA